Proteins encoded together in one Cyprinus carpio isolate SPL01 chromosome B14, ASM1834038v1, whole genome shotgun sequence window:
- the LOC109059861 gene encoding RDS/peripherin-like protein xRDS35: MVLLKIKFPFQKRVRLAQGLWLLSWVAMFSGAITFAMGVFLKTELHRRSEVMHSMDIHIVPNLLMAVGLASVGINICAGKVCQDSLDPSRFPRWKTFLPPFFCFSVFITSLLLVAMILSFALQPSLEESLKIGLKNGIRFYKDTDTPGRCFQKETIDRLQIEFQCCGNTNYRDWFEVQWISNRYLDFTSKEVKDRVRRSNVDGRYLLDGVPFSCCNPASPRPCIQYSLLDNSAHYNYEYQSEELNLYNRGCRQALVNYYMGLMNTIGPCVLFDFLLQMTILVSLRYLQTAMEGVIGQENVEIETEGYILEKGVKETLLETKEKMKKILQFAQVGDASAVTPDTQPDAEKPATA; this comes from the exons ATggtgttgttaaaaataaagttcccCTTCCAAAAGAGGGTGCGTCTGGCCCAGGGTCTATGGCTGCTTTCATGGGTGGCCATGTTCTCTGGAGCCATCACCTTTGCTATGGGAGTCTTCCTCAAAACTGAGCTACATCGCAGATCAGAG GTGATGCACAGTATGGACATCCACATTGTGCCAAATCTGCTGATGGCAGTGGGGTTAGCGTCAGTGGGCATCAACATCTGTGCTGGTAAAGTCTGCCAGGACTCACTGGACCCCTCGCGTTTCCCACGCTGGAAGACGTTTCTTCCTCCGTTCTTCTGCTTCTCTGTCTTCATCACCTCCCTGCTGCTGGTGGCTATGATTCTGAGCTTCGCCCTGCAGCCCAGCCTGGAGGAGTCTCTGAAGATCGGGCTGAAGAACGGCATACGCTTCTACAAG GATACAGACACACCAGGCCGTTGTTTCCAGAAGGAGACTATTGATCGTTTACAGATTGAGTTCCAGTGCTGTGGTAATACTAACTACAGGGACTGGTTTGAGGTGCAGTGGATCAGCAACCGCTACCTGGACTTCACATCCAAAGAAGTGAAAGA TCGTGTGAGGAGGAGTAACGTAGATGGCCGATATCTGTTGGATGGGGTCCCATTCAGCTGCTGTAACCCTGCCTCCCCCCGGCCCTGTATCCAGTACAGTCTCCTGGACAACTCTGCCCATTACAACTACGAGTACCAGAGTGAAGAGCTGAACCTGTACAACCGAGGTTGCCGCCAGGCCCTTGTCAACTACTACATGGGTTTAATGAACACCATCGGCCCTTGCGTATTATTTGATTTCCTTCTCCAG ATGACCATTCTGGTGAGTCTGCGCTATCTGCAGACTGCAATGGAGGGTGTGATTGGACAGGAGAATGTGGAGATCGAGACAGAGGGATACATCCTGGAGAAGGGAGTGAAGGAGACATTGCtggaaacaaaagaaaagatgaaGAAGATCCTCCAGTTTGCTCAGGTGGGCGACGCATCCGCTGTGACCCCGGACACACAGCCAGATGCAGAAAAGCCAGCCACAGCCTAA
- the LOC122139669 gene encoding uncharacterized protein LOC122139669 isoform X3: protein MERYSTPVCGSSEDEVKIYQHYHPIPQQHPHNHHYNHYHHRGSHSSHGKHTEKHTHQHHNNQLHFYHSANPKMSGDHHRVSKRSSSSLSSSSSTSSSGSWTSEPSLDDETYLMHKPQHSLSCSNIPEVRRKSHDRESEDFDFDLSDQGHRHSLENAVELLPGSQHGHQMPKLSRDHSKSEEGLQQNKHKDGCSAGSHSIDHGPLYKTASLGQSLAFGGNNDNTLGGRVVPKKAVSSIQLPSKGILKNKDEGQKDGNFRKAKSMEVLSTRVHVTGTSEQISMEAASDNFVKGKLQFSAFLDEITRQVISPCALSSFGVNTPTPPKSPNEERKNRGSKRESFVPPPKQQPIRAERPDSGKTDSSSLSRSHKSKNHNRNLTSPPSLPCRPSKAERQGAASRKQHHRQTSQMFTDGTSTSPETIHTNLSKHKGRHQSSHGPSRNFHTKQAKGSPPPRRAAGLELESQSSKSSTSASSEKSDRPKHMGHRRQSKPHRDSSGSVDRVQMLEEHNKELHETLLQTVACIENMEAELQSTKTELVSFKEKYRRLQESYSVSQQASSILEQKLKTAVPSLIRELLKNHLDSHEALEHLLCPQTYPRQTDGYQSERVKELRNNQPFDGKRDVFEWPQTGHTCSGARQQPATTFLPWKHDHDPWAGPGQLVTEGSDSQLPFSFSNDMPIQNTMAYKGTKSSSAPISHEHRDPLNSPKPI, encoded by the exons ATGGAAAGATACTCCACACCTGTGTGTGGCTCCTCAGAGGATGAGGTGAAAATTTACCAACATTACCATCCCATACCTCAACAGCATCCTCACAACCATCATTACAACCACTATCACCACCGTGGCTCACACAG CAGTCATggaaaacacactgaaaaacataCTCACCAGCACCACAACAACCAGCTTCACTTTTATCATTCTGCAAACCCTAAAATGTCTGGAGACCATCACAGAGTCTCTAAAAGGTCTTCCTCCAGcctgtcctcctcctcttccactTCTTCATCTGGATCTTGGACCTCTGAGCCCAGCCTGGATGATGAGACGTATCTCATGCACAAACCCCAGCATTCCCTGTCCTGCTCCAACATCCCTGAGGTCCGAAGGAAAAGCCATGACAGAGAATCTGAGGACTTTGATTTTGATCTGAGTGATCAGGGGCACCGCCACAGTCTAGAAAACGCAGTCGAACTGCTGCCTGGTTCTCAGCATGGACATCAGATGCCAAAACTCTCCCGGGACCATAGCAAAAGCGAGGAGGGCCTTCAACAAAACAAGCATAAAGATGGTTGCTCAGCAGGATCTCACTCCATAGATCATGGGCCTCTTTACAAGACAGCAAGCCTGGGACAAAGCCTTGCCTTTGGTGGCAATAATGATAACACTCTAGGTGGCAGAGTGGTTCCCAAGAAGGCTGTTTCATCTATTCAGTTGCCCAGCAAAGGTATTCTGAAAAACAAAGATGAGGGACAGAAAGATGGAAACTTCAGGAAAGCGAAGTCTATGGAGGTGCTCTCCACCAGGGTGCACGTCACAGGAACATCCGAGCAGATCTCTATGGAAGCTGCAAGTGATAACTTTGTGAAAGGGAAGCTACAGTTCTCTGCATTTCTGGACGAGATCACCAGGCAGGTTATCAGTCCCTGTGCTCTTAGCTCTTTTGGCGTAAATACACCAACGCCACCAAAATCTCCCAATGAAGAGCGCAAGAACCGTGGCAGCAAGCGGGAGAGCTTTGTGCCGCCACCAAAACAGCAGCCCATCAGAGCTGAGAGACCAGATTCAGGAAAAACAGATTCAAGCTCACTCTCTCGATCCCATAAGAGCAAAAACCACAACCGAAACCTGACCAGCCCTCCATCGCTGCCCTGCCGCCCTTCAAAAGCTGAAAGACAAGGGGCTGCTTCAAGAAAACAGCACCACAGGCAAACTtcccagatgttcactgatggtaCCAGCACCAGCCCAGAAACTATCCACACCAACCTCTCGAAACACAAAGGGCGACATCAAAGTAGTCATGGCCCATCCAGGAACTTCCATACTAAGCAGGCAAAGGGATCACCGCCGCCTCGGCGAGCGGCAGGGCTGGAGTTAGAGTCCCAGTCAAGTAAATCATCCACCAGTGCTAGTTCAGAGAAAAGTGACAGACCCAAACACATGGGACACAGGAGGCAGTCCAAACCACACAGG GATTCATCTGGTTCCGTGGACAGAGTTCA GATGCTGGAGGAGCACAACAAAGAGCTACATGAGACCCTGTTGCAGACTGTGGCATGCATTGAGAACATGGAGGCAGAATTGCAAAGTACCAAGACAGAGTTAGTCAGCTTCAAAGAGAAATACAGAAG GCTACAGGAAAGCTATTCTGTTTCTCAGCAGGCAAGCAGTATCTTGGAGCAGAAACTCAAAACTGCA GTTCCCTCACTGATTAGAGAGTTGTTGAAAAATCACTTAGACTCTCATGAAGCACTGGAGCACTTGTTATGTCCTCAAACATATCCACGCCAAACTGATGGATACCAATCAGAGAGGGTGAAGGAGCTCAGAAACAACCAACCGTTTGATGGAAAAAGGGATGTTTTTGAATGGCCACAGACTGGACACACATGCTCAGGTGCCAGACAACAGCCTGCCACAACCTTTCTGCCATGGAAACATGATCACGATCCATGGGCAGGGCCAGGGCAACTTGTGACTGAAGGAAGTGACTCACAACTTCCTTTTTCTTTTAGTAATGATATGCCAATCCAGAACACGATGGCATACAAAGGCACCAAATCATCAAGTGCACCAATTAGCCATGAACACAGAGATCCACTTAATTCCCCCAAACCCATATAA
- the LOC122139669 gene encoding uncharacterized protein LOC122139669 isoform X2, whose product MERYSTPVCGSSEDEVKIYQHYHPIPQQHPHNHHYNHYHHRGSHSHGKHTEKHTHQHHNNQLHFYHSANPKMSGDHHRVSKRSSSSLSSSSSTSSSGSWTSEPSLDDETYLMHKPQHSLSCSNIPEVRRKSHDRESEDFDFDLSDQGHRHSLENAVELLPGSQHGHQMPKLSRDHSKSEEGLQQNKHKDGCSAGSHSIDHGPLYKTASLGQSLAFGGNNDNTLGGRVVPKKAVSSIQLPSKGILKNKDEGQKDGNFRKAKSMEVLSTRVHVTGTSEQISMEAASDNFVKGKLQFSAFLDEITRQVISPCALSSFGVNTPTPPKSPNEERKNRGSKRESFVPPPKQQPIRAERPDSGKTDSSSLSRSHKSKNHNRNLTSPPSLPCRPSKAERQGAASRKQHHRQTSQMFTDGTSTSPETIHTNLSKHKGRHQSSHGPSRNFHTKQAKGSPPPRRAAGLELESQSSKSSTSASSEKSDRPKHMGHRRQSKPHRDSSGSVDRVQMLEEHNKELHETLLQTVACIENMEAELQSTKTELVSFKEKYRRLQESYSVSQQASSILEQKLKTAVDSLDSERKFLMQRIADLTKQLDTAQKTISSLENINVPSLIRELLKNHLDSHEALEHLLCPQTYPRQTDGYQSERVKELRNNQPFDGKRDVFEWPQTGHTCSGARQQPATTFLPWKHDHDPWAGPGQLVTEGSDSQLPFSFSNDMPIQNTMAYKGTKSSSAPISHEHRDPLNSPKPI is encoded by the exons ATGGAAAGATACTCCACACCTGTGTGTGGCTCCTCAGAGGATGAGGTGAAAATTTACCAACATTACCATCCCATACCTCAACAGCATCCTCACAACCATCATTACAACCACTATCACCACCGTGGCTCACACAG TCATggaaaacacactgaaaaacataCTCACCAGCACCACAACAACCAGCTTCACTTTTATCATTCTGCAAACCCTAAAATGTCTGGAGACCATCACAGAGTCTCTAAAAGGTCTTCCTCCAGcctgtcctcctcctcttccactTCTTCATCTGGATCTTGGACCTCTGAGCCCAGCCTGGATGATGAGACGTATCTCATGCACAAACCCCAGCATTCCCTGTCCTGCTCCAACATCCCTGAGGTCCGAAGGAAAAGCCATGACAGAGAATCTGAGGACTTTGATTTTGATCTGAGTGATCAGGGGCACCGCCACAGTCTAGAAAACGCAGTCGAACTGCTGCCTGGTTCTCAGCATGGACATCAGATGCCAAAACTCTCCCGGGACCATAGCAAAAGCGAGGAGGGCCTTCAACAAAACAAGCATAAAGATGGTTGCTCAGCAGGATCTCACTCCATAGATCATGGGCCTCTTTACAAGACAGCAAGCCTGGGACAAAGCCTTGCCTTTGGTGGCAATAATGATAACACTCTAGGTGGCAGAGTGGTTCCCAAGAAGGCTGTTTCATCTATTCAGTTGCCCAGCAAAGGTATTCTGAAAAACAAAGATGAGGGACAGAAAGATGGAAACTTCAGGAAAGCGAAGTCTATGGAGGTGCTCTCCACCAGGGTGCACGTCACAGGAACATCCGAGCAGATCTCTATGGAAGCTGCAAGTGATAACTTTGTGAAAGGGAAGCTACAGTTCTCTGCATTTCTGGACGAGATCACCAGGCAGGTTATCAGTCCCTGTGCTCTTAGCTCTTTTGGCGTAAATACACCAACGCCACCAAAATCTCCCAATGAAGAGCGCAAGAACCGTGGCAGCAAGCGGGAGAGCTTTGTGCCGCCACCAAAACAGCAGCCCATCAGAGCTGAGAGACCAGATTCAGGAAAAACAGATTCAAGCTCACTCTCTCGATCCCATAAGAGCAAAAACCACAACCGAAACCTGACCAGCCCTCCATCGCTGCCCTGCCGCCCTTCAAAAGCTGAAAGACAAGGGGCTGCTTCAAGAAAACAGCACCACAGGCAAACTtcccagatgttcactgatggtaCCAGCACCAGCCCAGAAACTATCCACACCAACCTCTCGAAACACAAAGGGCGACATCAAAGTAGTCATGGCCCATCCAGGAACTTCCATACTAAGCAGGCAAAGGGATCACCGCCGCCTCGGCGAGCGGCAGGGCTGGAGTTAGAGTCCCAGTCAAGTAAATCATCCACCAGTGCTAGTTCAGAGAAAAGTGACAGACCCAAACACATGGGACACAGGAGGCAGTCCAAACCACACAGG GATTCATCTGGTTCCGTGGACAGAGTTCA GATGCTGGAGGAGCACAACAAAGAGCTACATGAGACCCTGTTGCAGACTGTGGCATGCATTGAGAACATGGAGGCAGAATTGCAAAGTACCAAGACAGAGTTAGTCAGCTTCAAAGAGAAATACAGAAG GCTACAGGAAAGCTATTCTGTTTCTCAGCAGGCAAGCAGTATCTTGGAGCAGAAACTCAAAACTGCA GTAGACAGCTTGGACTCAGAGAGGAAGTTCCTCATGCAGAGAATTGCAGATCTGACTAAACAGCTGGATACTGCTCAGAAGACCATCAGCTCTCTGGAAAACATTAAT GTTCCCTCACTGATTAGAGAGTTGTTGAAAAATCACTTAGACTCTCATGAAGCACTGGAGCACTTGTTATGTCCTCAAACATATCCACGCCAAACTGATGGATACCAATCAGAGAGGGTGAAGGAGCTCAGAAACAACCAACCGTTTGATGGAAAAAGGGATGTTTTTGAATGGCCACAGACTGGACACACATGCTCAGGTGCCAGACAACAGCCTGCCACAACCTTTCTGCCATGGAAACATGATCACGATCCATGGGCAGGGCCAGGGCAACTTGTGACTGAAGGAAGTGACTCACAACTTCCTTTTTCTTTTAGTAATGATATGCCAATCCAGAACACGATGGCATACAAAGGCACCAAATCATCAAGTGCACCAATTAGCCATGAACACAGAGATCCACTTAATTCCCCCAAACCCATATAA
- the LOC122139669 gene encoding uncharacterized protein LOC122139669 isoform X1 translates to MERYSTPVCGSSEDEVKIYQHYHPIPQQHPHNHHYNHYHHRGSHSSHGKHTEKHTHQHHNNQLHFYHSANPKMSGDHHRVSKRSSSSLSSSSSTSSSGSWTSEPSLDDETYLMHKPQHSLSCSNIPEVRRKSHDRESEDFDFDLSDQGHRHSLENAVELLPGSQHGHQMPKLSRDHSKSEEGLQQNKHKDGCSAGSHSIDHGPLYKTASLGQSLAFGGNNDNTLGGRVVPKKAVSSIQLPSKGILKNKDEGQKDGNFRKAKSMEVLSTRVHVTGTSEQISMEAASDNFVKGKLQFSAFLDEITRQVISPCALSSFGVNTPTPPKSPNEERKNRGSKRESFVPPPKQQPIRAERPDSGKTDSSSLSRSHKSKNHNRNLTSPPSLPCRPSKAERQGAASRKQHHRQTSQMFTDGTSTSPETIHTNLSKHKGRHQSSHGPSRNFHTKQAKGSPPPRRAAGLELESQSSKSSTSASSEKSDRPKHMGHRRQSKPHRDSSGSVDRVQMLEEHNKELHETLLQTVACIENMEAELQSTKTELVSFKEKYRRLQESYSVSQQASSILEQKLKTAVDSLDSERKFLMQRIADLTKQLDTAQKTISSLENINVPSLIRELLKNHLDSHEALEHLLCPQTYPRQTDGYQSERVKELRNNQPFDGKRDVFEWPQTGHTCSGARQQPATTFLPWKHDHDPWAGPGQLVTEGSDSQLPFSFSNDMPIQNTMAYKGTKSSSAPISHEHRDPLNSPKPI, encoded by the exons ATGGAAAGATACTCCACACCTGTGTGTGGCTCCTCAGAGGATGAGGTGAAAATTTACCAACATTACCATCCCATACCTCAACAGCATCCTCACAACCATCATTACAACCACTATCACCACCGTGGCTCACACAG CAGTCATggaaaacacactgaaaaacataCTCACCAGCACCACAACAACCAGCTTCACTTTTATCATTCTGCAAACCCTAAAATGTCTGGAGACCATCACAGAGTCTCTAAAAGGTCTTCCTCCAGcctgtcctcctcctcttccactTCTTCATCTGGATCTTGGACCTCTGAGCCCAGCCTGGATGATGAGACGTATCTCATGCACAAACCCCAGCATTCCCTGTCCTGCTCCAACATCCCTGAGGTCCGAAGGAAAAGCCATGACAGAGAATCTGAGGACTTTGATTTTGATCTGAGTGATCAGGGGCACCGCCACAGTCTAGAAAACGCAGTCGAACTGCTGCCTGGTTCTCAGCATGGACATCAGATGCCAAAACTCTCCCGGGACCATAGCAAAAGCGAGGAGGGCCTTCAACAAAACAAGCATAAAGATGGTTGCTCAGCAGGATCTCACTCCATAGATCATGGGCCTCTTTACAAGACAGCAAGCCTGGGACAAAGCCTTGCCTTTGGTGGCAATAATGATAACACTCTAGGTGGCAGAGTGGTTCCCAAGAAGGCTGTTTCATCTATTCAGTTGCCCAGCAAAGGTATTCTGAAAAACAAAGATGAGGGACAGAAAGATGGAAACTTCAGGAAAGCGAAGTCTATGGAGGTGCTCTCCACCAGGGTGCACGTCACAGGAACATCCGAGCAGATCTCTATGGAAGCTGCAAGTGATAACTTTGTGAAAGGGAAGCTACAGTTCTCTGCATTTCTGGACGAGATCACCAGGCAGGTTATCAGTCCCTGTGCTCTTAGCTCTTTTGGCGTAAATACACCAACGCCACCAAAATCTCCCAATGAAGAGCGCAAGAACCGTGGCAGCAAGCGGGAGAGCTTTGTGCCGCCACCAAAACAGCAGCCCATCAGAGCTGAGAGACCAGATTCAGGAAAAACAGATTCAAGCTCACTCTCTCGATCCCATAAGAGCAAAAACCACAACCGAAACCTGACCAGCCCTCCATCGCTGCCCTGCCGCCCTTCAAAAGCTGAAAGACAAGGGGCTGCTTCAAGAAAACAGCACCACAGGCAAACTtcccagatgttcactgatggtaCCAGCACCAGCCCAGAAACTATCCACACCAACCTCTCGAAACACAAAGGGCGACATCAAAGTAGTCATGGCCCATCCAGGAACTTCCATACTAAGCAGGCAAAGGGATCACCGCCGCCTCGGCGAGCGGCAGGGCTGGAGTTAGAGTCCCAGTCAAGTAAATCATCCACCAGTGCTAGTTCAGAGAAAAGTGACAGACCCAAACACATGGGACACAGGAGGCAGTCCAAACCACACAGG GATTCATCTGGTTCCGTGGACAGAGTTCA GATGCTGGAGGAGCACAACAAAGAGCTACATGAGACCCTGTTGCAGACTGTGGCATGCATTGAGAACATGGAGGCAGAATTGCAAAGTACCAAGACAGAGTTAGTCAGCTTCAAAGAGAAATACAGAAG GCTACAGGAAAGCTATTCTGTTTCTCAGCAGGCAAGCAGTATCTTGGAGCAGAAACTCAAAACTGCA GTAGACAGCTTGGACTCAGAGAGGAAGTTCCTCATGCAGAGAATTGCAGATCTGACTAAACAGCTGGATACTGCTCAGAAGACCATCAGCTCTCTGGAAAACATTAAT GTTCCCTCACTGATTAGAGAGTTGTTGAAAAATCACTTAGACTCTCATGAAGCACTGGAGCACTTGTTATGTCCTCAAACATATCCACGCCAAACTGATGGATACCAATCAGAGAGGGTGAAGGAGCTCAGAAACAACCAACCGTTTGATGGAAAAAGGGATGTTTTTGAATGGCCACAGACTGGACACACATGCTCAGGTGCCAGACAACAGCCTGCCACAACCTTTCTGCCATGGAAACATGATCACGATCCATGGGCAGGGCCAGGGCAACTTGTGACTGAAGGAAGTGACTCACAACTTCCTTTTTCTTTTAGTAATGATATGCCAATCCAGAACACGATGGCATACAAAGGCACCAAATCATCAAGTGCACCAATTAGCCATGAACACAGAGATCCACTTAATTCCCCCAAACCCATATAA